A single genomic interval of Spirosoma linguale DSM 74 harbors:
- a CDS encoding NUDIX hydrolase (PFAM: NUDIX hydrolase~KEGG: mca:MCA0333 MutT/NUDIX family protein): MIDTAKLTIRMGIVRTFADMKSTENPWQTLNSSVPYENPWLSIRHEEVITPAGTPGIYGVVSFKNKAVGVVPIDADGNTYLVGQYRYALNEYSWEIPEGGSPLGTVPLDSAKRELKEETGLEAKKWTEIARIHTSNSATDEEGFLYIAEDLTEGEHAPEDTEDLRLWKLPLAEAIDMAMTSRITDALSVSALLIVARLRGI; encoded by the coding sequence ATGATAGATACTGCAAAGCTAACAATTCGTATGGGTATTGTTCGTACTTTCGCCGATATGAAATCGACTGAAAACCCCTGGCAGACGCTCAATTCATCCGTACCGTACGAAAACCCCTGGCTCTCAATACGGCACGAAGAGGTGATAACACCCGCCGGAACGCCCGGAATTTATGGCGTTGTCAGTTTTAAAAACAAAGCGGTTGGCGTGGTACCGATTGATGCCGATGGCAATACCTACCTGGTGGGACAGTACCGCTATGCGTTGAATGAATATTCGTGGGAAATCCCGGAAGGAGGCTCGCCTTTGGGTACTGTGCCCCTCGATTCTGCCAAGCGGGAACTCAAAGAAGAAACGGGCCTGGAAGCAAAAAAATGGACTGAAATAGCCAGGATTCACACGTCAAATTCGGCTACTGATGAAGAAGGGTTTTTGTATATAGCAGAAGACCTGACCGAGGGGGAACATGCGCCCGAAGATACCGAAGACCTTCGTCTCTGGAAGCTGCCTCTGGCCGAAGCGATAGACATGGCTATGACCAGCCGGATTACCGACGCATTGAGTGTTAGTGCGCTCCTGATTGTTGCCCGGCTGCGGGGTATTTAA